One Trueperaceae bacterium DNA window includes the following coding sequences:
- the trpD gene encoding anthranilate phosphoribosyltransferase, whose protein sequence is MTIGSEAKLDVRELLSEVFEGKTLDRDRARQVMGCLMDGELSQMQAAALLAALRTRGETVEEIVGFAQAMRERAVKVTPRVEGPLLDTCGTGGTGFSSINISTTAIFVAAAGGVKIAKHGNRGVTKRSGSADVLESLGVKLEQSAEQLARSIEQIGLAFIFARTHHPSMKFVAPIRADLQARTIFNNLGPLTNPAGANRQLMGVFSPHLTVQLANVLAGLGTQRALVVHGDGLDDFTVSGETTVAELMPDGEVVDYTMTPEEVGLDRYPRSALEGGDPKQNAEQLEAVLAGEVEGAKRDVVLFNAGAALYLGERAPDIRSGVEQAAELLRSGAAAAKLQELISYSRSGA, encoded by the coding sequence GTGACGATAGGGAGTGAAGCGAAACTCGACGTCAGGGAGCTGCTGAGCGAAGTATTCGAAGGTAAAACGCTGGACCGCGACAGGGCCAGACAGGTGATGGGCTGCCTCATGGACGGCGAGCTGTCGCAGATGCAGGCCGCCGCGCTGCTGGCGGCGCTGAGGACGCGTGGCGAGACCGTGGAGGAGATCGTCGGCTTCGCCCAGGCGATGCGTGAACGCGCCGTGAAGGTGACGCCCCGAGTGGAGGGCCCGTTGCTCGACACCTGTGGCACCGGCGGTACCGGCTTCAGCAGCATCAACATCTCGACCACCGCAATCTTCGTCGCGGCGGCCGGGGGCGTCAAGATAGCCAAGCACGGCAACCGCGGCGTGACGAAGCGGTCGGGCTCAGCGGACGTCCTCGAGTCCCTCGGGGTGAAGCTGGAGCAGTCGGCGGAGCAACTCGCGCGCTCGATAGAGCAGATCGGGCTGGCCTTCATCTTCGCCCGCACCCATCACCCCTCGATGAAGTTCGTGGCTCCGATCCGTGCCGACCTGCAGGCGAGAACGATCTTCAACAATCTGGGACCGCTGACAAATCCCGCGGGCGCCAACCGGCAGTTGATGGGGGTCTTCAGCCCTCACCTCACCGTCCAACTCGCGAACGTGCTGGCGGGCCTAGGTACCCAGCGTGCGCTGGTCGTGCATGGCGACGGGCTCGACGACTTCACAGTGAGTGGCGAGACCACGGTCGCCGAGCTCATGCCCGACGGCGAGGTCGTCGACTACACGATGACGCCGGAAGAGGTGGGCCTCGACCGCTACCCCAGGAGCGCGCTGGAGGGGGGCGACCCGAAGCAGAACGCCGAACAGCTCGAGGCCGTGCTGGCAGGCGAGGTGGAGGGAGCCAAGCGGGATGTGGTGCTGTTCAACGCTGGAGCCGCACTCTATCTGGGGGAGCGAGCGCCCGACATCCGTAGCGGCGTCGAGCAGGCGGCCGAACTGCTCCGGTCCGGTGCCGCCGCCGCGAAATTGCAAGAACTCATAAGCTACTCCCGCAGCGGGGCGTAG
- the pdxS gene encoding pyridoxal 5'-phosphate synthase lyase subunit PdxS has translation MAERAIGSIRVKTGFAEMFKGGVIMDVVDAEQARIAEDAGAVAVMALERVPADIRAQGGVARMSDPSMISSIVEAVSIPVMAKVRIGHFVEAQILQELGVDFVDESEVLTPADEAYHIDKHAFTVPFVCGATNIGEALRRIAEGASMIRTKGEAGTGNVVEAVRHARSVLGEIKRIQAMPREELMTYAKDNGAPYELVLYVHENGKLPVVNFAAGGVATPADAALMMQLGVEGVFVGSGIFKSAGSELDVSKKHQAWFKRANAIVKAVTHYNDPAILAEVSRDLGEAMVGINIDTLQENELLASRGW, from the coding sequence ATGGCTGAACGAGCGATTGGCAGCATCAGGGTAAAGACGGGCTTCGCCGAGATGTTCAAGGGCGGCGTCATCATGGACGTCGTTGACGCCGAGCAGGCGCGCATCGCCGAGGATGCCGGAGCGGTTGCGGTGATGGCGCTCGAGCGCGTCCCGGCCGACATCCGCGCCCAGGGCGGAGTCGCCCGCATGTCCGACCCGTCGATGATCAGCAGCATCGTCGAAGCGGTGTCTATCCCGGTCATGGCCAAGGTCCGCATCGGCCACTTTGTCGAGGCGCAGATACTCCAGGAACTGGGCGTCGACTTCGTCGACGAATCGGAAGTCCTTACCCCGGCCGACGAGGCCTACCACATCGACAAGCACGCCTTCACGGTCCCTTTCGTCTGCGGTGCCACCAACATCGGGGAGGCGCTGCGCCGCATAGCGGAGGGCGCCAGCATGATCCGCACCAAGGGTGAGGCCGGCACCGGCAACGTCGTGGAAGCGGTGAGGCACGCTCGATCCGTACTGGGCGAGATCAAGCGTATCCAGGCGATGCCTCGTGAAGAGCTGATGACGTACGCCAAGGACAACGGCGCACCCTACGAACTCGTTCTCTACGTACACGAGAACGGCAAGTTGCCGGTCGTGAACTTCGCCGCCGGTGGCGTAGCGACGCCCGCGGATGCTGCGTTGATGATGCAGCTGGGGGTCGAGGGGGTGTTCGTTGGCTCCGGCATCTTCAAGTCAGCAGGCAGCGAGCTCGACGTGAGCAAGAAGCATCAGGCCTGGTTCAAGCGCGCCAACGCCATCGTCAAGGCAGTCACCCATTACAACGACCCGGCGATCCTGGCCGAGGTATCGCGCGACCTGGGCGAGGCCATGGTGGGGATAAACATCGACACTCTGCAGGAGAACGAACTCCTTGCCAGCCGAGGTTGGTAG
- a CDS encoding transglycosylase domain-containing protein: MTQQRKRIPDKLQLKLWQTLLVVFLTAVLSVASLLTASALKWAGELPSLEPLDALEYTSTTQVFSRDGRLIGEILPIAGEGRVTTNRIPVSLEDISPAAIAAIVAYEDDQFFEHYGFDIPAILRATYEEFIGGEDRGGSTITTQVIKNTVLREIRSERSLERKVKELLLAVELERRLTKAEILQRYVNVIFWGGNVYGIRSAAQAYFDKEPSELSLAEGLYLARLIPAPNERHDEIRETRASMRQVLDKMVEQGMITAAQAEIAWREPLEPRGWEVEYDGEGNIVSAERTGERPLIRTTVSSDLSPHVVIAVRNWLTDRYGENVVFGSGGFKVYTTIDYQAQVAANEASADAVVPPGAQLAIVGLEPDTGRILAMVGEKLSPDGAYSEEFNRVTQAYRHPGSSFKPVVYATAIEQGAINQATVLVDEPASFEQVGRPAYEPQNADETFDGPATVRYHLDHSRNIPAVKALEAASPEAVAQRARELGYDNVEPFYSLALGAFGTTPLTHAAAIASFAQGGVWVEPHLIERVEDSEGNVLYEADPRRVRVWSEQTAYIMLDMMHGNVADRDRGGSLTGYSWRAAAGPMAGEWVAGKTGTSNEDRDIWFVGMTPGMVAAVWIGNDDNTSLPETMALPGGGTEIVNSSRPPVYVWRDFVADALSGKQTADSFPVPDGVVFHEFDLRTGALVEDNGVVGAFRPSTDLSGQSFAGGIQIEIPVDTRTGERATASTPLEYLEIRRLSPEELDRLLATSAAPAAGEASDEDDSDGFDAIPQ; this comes from the coding sequence GTGACGCAACAGCGCAAGAGAATACCTGACAAGCTTCAGCTCAAGCTGTGGCAGACGCTCCTGGTCGTGTTTCTCACGGCGGTGCTGTCGGTCGCTTCGCTGCTCACCGCGTCGGCCCTCAAGTGGGCGGGCGAACTCCCCAGCCTCGAGCCGCTCGACGCGCTCGAGTACACCTCTACGACCCAGGTGTTCTCCCGCGACGGGCGACTGATCGGCGAGATCCTGCCGATCGCCGGCGAGGGCAGGGTAACCACCAACCGTATACCCGTGTCGCTCGAGGACATCTCGCCCGCGGCCATAGCCGCGATCGTGGCCTATGAGGACGACCAATTCTTCGAACATTACGGTTTCGACATCCCGGCCATCCTGCGCGCCACCTACGAGGAGTTCATAGGTGGTGAGGACCGTGGTGGTTCGACTATCACCACCCAGGTCATCAAGAACACGGTTCTGCGGGAGATCCGCAGCGAACGGTCGCTGGAGCGCAAGGTCAAGGAGTTGCTCCTTGCGGTAGAGCTCGAGCGGCGGCTCACGAAGGCAGAGATACTCCAGCGATACGTCAACGTCATCTTCTGGGGCGGCAACGTCTACGGCATCCGCTCTGCCGCCCAGGCGTACTTCGACAAGGAGCCCAGCGAGCTGAGCCTGGCCGAGGGCCTCTACCTTGCGCGCCTGATCCCGGCGCCTAACGAGCGACACGACGAGATTCGCGAGACGCGCGCCTCGATGCGCCAGGTGCTCGACAAGATGGTCGAGCAGGGCATGATCACCGCCGCCCAGGCAGAGATCGCCTGGCGCGAACCACTCGAACCGCGGGGCTGGGAGGTCGAGTACGACGGCGAAGGGAACATCGTCAGCGCCGAGCGCACCGGTGAACGACCCCTCATCCGCACCACGGTCTCATCGGATCTCTCGCCTCACGTGGTGATCGCGGTGCGCAACTGGCTGACCGACCGTTACGGCGAGAACGTGGTATTCGGCTCGGGAGGCTTCAAGGTATACACCACGATCGACTATCAGGCGCAGGTTGCCGCCAACGAGGCCTCGGCCGACGCGGTGGTGCCCCCCGGTGCCCAGCTGGCGATCGTAGGCCTGGAGCCGGACACCGGCCGGATCCTCGCCATGGTGGGGGAGAAGCTGAGCCCCGACGGCGCCTACAGCGAAGAGTTCAACCGCGTGACACAGGCCTACCGGCACCCAGGCTCTTCGTTCAAGCCGGTCGTCTACGCCACCGCGATAGAGCAGGGAGCCATCAACCAGGCCACGGTGCTCGTCGACGAACCAGCTTCCTTCGAGCAGGTCGGCAGGCCGGCCTACGAGCCTCAGAACGCCGACGAAACGTTCGACGGCCCCGCGACCGTCCGTTACCACCTCGACCACTCGAGGAACATCCCGGCCGTCAAGGCGCTCGAGGCTGCTTCGCCGGAGGCGGTAGCCCAGCGAGCCCGGGAGCTGGGCTACGACAACGTCGAACCGTTCTACTCTCTCGCCCTCGGGGCGTTCGGCACGACACCGCTCACTCACGCCGCGGCGATCGCATCGTTCGCGCAGGGAGGCGTCTGGGTCGAGCCGCACCTGATCGAGCGGGTGGAGGACTCGGAGGGGAACGTGCTCTACGAGGCCGACCCTCGCAGGGTAAGGGTCTGGTCCGAGCAGACGGCCTACATCATGCTCGACATGATGCACGGCAACGTGGCCGATCGTGACCGCGGAGGCAGCCTTACCGGCTACTCCTGGCGAGCAGCCGCGGGACCGATGGCAGGCGAGTGGGTTGCCGGCAAGACCGGGACCTCGAACGAAGACCGCGACATCTGGTTCGTCGGGATGACACCGGGCATGGTGGCGGCCGTCTGGATCGGCAACGACGACAACACATCGTTACCCGAAACCATGGCGCTACCCGGCGGCGGTACCGAGATCGTCAACTCTTCGCGGCCGCCAGTGTACGTCTGGCGAGACTTCGTTGCCGACGCCCTCAGTGGCAAGCAGACGGCCGACAGCTTCCCGGTGCCCGACGGCGTCGTGTTCCACGAGTTCGACCTGCGAACCGGGGCGCTGGTCGAGGACAACGGGGTGGTGGGCGCCTTCCGGCCCAGTACCGACCTGAGCGGCCAGTCGTTCGCCGGAGGCATCCAGATCGAGATACCCGTAGACACCCGTACGGGCGAGCGGGCGACGGCTTCGACGCCTCTCGAGTACCTGGAGATCCGTCGGCTCAGTCCTGAAGAGCTCGACCGACTGCTGGCCACCAGTGCCGCTCCGGCGGCCGGGGAAGCG